Within the Borrelia hispanica CRI genome, the region CTCTCTCTTTTCTATTCTCTTCTTTCTTCAATTCTATTAACTTTTTTATTTTAATTTCTTTTGTTGTTTCTAAATTCAAAATTGAGAGATATTTATCATCTTTGAATTCACACTTCTTTATGTACTTCTCTAGTTGTGCCTTTTCTCTTTCTTTTTTTTCTACCTCTTTCTTCTTCTTTTTATTATTCTTATTATTAATATTATTATTAATACACTCCCATTTTTCTACACTCCCATTTTTCTTTAGACTCCCATTATTAGTGCATGTTTGTTGATGATATAAGTTAGCACGTTGTTGGAATCTGTCTTCTTTTTTGTCTTTAAAATGTTTATTGATTTTATAGTGACATACTTTTTTAGAAAATCTAAGTTTATAGTGAATTTCAGTACCGCAATTTTCTCCTAAATGTCTGTAATAGTTACTAGTTACTTGAAATTCTTTTTCTAGTTTGTATAAATAACTTTGTAGAGTTTTGAGTGTAGCTTTTTTTTGACCATTGTTGTTTAAGTTATTATTAAAATAGTAGAGTATTTTATTTTGATTATATTTTTTAAACTTAGAATTTACAAAATTTAATGTTGATATTAATACAATTAATTTGTGTTGGTATTTATTGATGGGCTTTTTTATGTTTGTCATATAAACTCCTCATTTGCTAGGCTTTACTAAAAAGTATAATAACGCAATTGTTACTAAAAAGTAAACCTATTCTTAATAAAAATATTTTTTTGTAAAAAAAATTATAAATATTATAGCAAAAAATTGACAAAATTAATTTTTGCTATAAT harbors:
- a CDS encoding plasmid maintenance protein, giving the protein MTNIKKPINKYQHKLIVLISTLNFVNSKFKKYNQNKILYYFNNNLNNNGQKKATLKTLQSYLYKLEKEFQVTSNYYRHLGENCGTEIHYKLRFSKKVCHYKINKHFKDKKEDRFQQRANLYHQQTCTNNGSLKKNGSVEKWECINNNINNKNNKKKKKEVEKKEREKAQLEKYIKKCEFKDDKYLSILNLETTKEIKIKKLIELKKEENRKEREQNKSKKLEEKQKELEKALEETKEVLKKEGYNEKQLETEIKKAYEKYKDKPHFILESSKYGDLGQIVKRIKKTVEREKKGKKEDHKQIRNNIFSILIDQLKNKVEVKVLAPILKDYLNKQSDLKYSQVFNNHYYYEILEMVEGKEHLRIGEYEKIVD